From the Astatotilapia calliptera chromosome 6, fAstCal1.2, whole genome shotgun sequence genome, one window contains:
- the LOC113023365 gene encoding uncharacterized protein LOC113023365 has product MMAAPYWVSVAVLVLITVTNGETVIDPHQLAPIVDDILNRYTPSYKGANNHRQFPMFSVAVSVPRNKDKFDMNKVTDDGEAVRTKILNCDIYIGNRVVAATVLRWPNVRYQCPNAPVQWCVPKKCNGKEIKTWADIDKFCDEEYIENNLYPQAAHAESRTLDYFKENDKIRKNSKDDLMVFYVRASPCDETCTNPGNRDGY; this is encoded by the exons ATG ATGGCTGCTCCTTACTGGGTTTCTGTAGCCGTCCTTGTTTTGATAACCGTTACAAACGGCGAGACTGTTATTGACCCACACCAGCTCGCACCAATTGTAGATGACATTCTGAACAG GTACACACCTAGCTACAAAGGTGCAAACAACCACAG ACAGTTTCCCATGTTCAGTGTGGCCGTGAGCGTCCCACGCAATAAAGACAAGTTTGATATGAACAAAGTCACTGATGATGGTGAAGCTGTGAGGACGAAGATTCTAAACTGTGACATATACATAGGTAACAGAGTGGTGGCAGCCACAGTGCTGAGATGGCCTAATGTTCGATATCAGTGTCCTAATGCTCCTGTACAGTGGTGTGTCCCAAAAAAATGTAATGGAAAGGAGATAAAGACATGGGCTGATATTGACAAATTTTGTGATGAAGAATATATTGAAAATAATCTGTATCCTCAGGCTGCTCATGCTGAGTCCCGAACCCTGGACTATTTCAAAGAAAACGACAAAATTAGGAAAAACTCCAAAGATGATCTGATGGTTTTCTACGTCCGTGCCTCCCCATGTGATGAAACATGTACCAACCCAgggaatagggatgggtattga